A single window of Providencia stuartii DNA harbors:
- a CDS encoding DsbA family protein gives MTEQSTKSLRLGVVAAILLGLVGTGFGIYQFVKEKDLAQEIANVKSTVNQVKDAEGVTFKSKAEFEAAVAESINKFVAQKQQADIDQKYAQFEAAPEKVEEGKHIYGDLGARFTLVEFSDMECPFCKRFHDTPKQIVDASKGNVNWQWKHMPLDFHNPAAHKEALAAECIAEQKGNRGFWVFVNDIFHHTQGNGGGVADLASVVTGVGADLDAFRECLGSGKYEDKVEADIQKAKSYGVNGTPATFVVDNHTGKSQLLGGAQPAQAIMAVMRKMMIESQQDDSANQ, from the coding sequence ATGACAGAACAAAGTACCAAATCACTACGTCTCGGGGTTGTTGCCGCCATTCTTTTGGGGCTCGTAGGAACCGGGTTCGGGATCTACCAGTTCGTGAAAGAGAAGGATCTGGCGCAAGAGATCGCCAACGTGAAGTCTACGGTCAACCAGGTGAAGGATGCCGAAGGCGTCACCTTCAAAAGCAAGGCAGAGTTTGAAGCTGCTGTGGCCGAAAGCATCAACAAGTTTGTCGCGCAGAAACAACAAGCCGACATCGATCAGAAGTATGCCCAGTTCGAGGCAGCACCTGAGAAGGTCGAAGAAGGCAAACACATCTACGGGGACCTTGGTGCTCGGTTCACGCTGGTGGAGTTCTCCGATATGGAGTGCCCATTCTGCAAGCGATTCCACGACACACCCAAACAAATTGTGGATGCCAGCAAAGGCAATGTGAATTGGCAGTGGAAGCACATGCCTCTCGATTTCCATAACCCGGCAGCTCACAAGGAAGCTCTGGCCGCTGAATGTATTGCTGAGCAGAAGGGCAACCGTGGCTTCTGGGTCTTCGTTAACGACATTTTCCACCATACCCAGGGGAATGGTGGCGGTGTTGCTGACCTGGCCTCTGTTGTCACTGGTGTTGGTGCTGATCTGGATGCGTTCCGGGAGTGCCTCGGCTCAGGAAAGTACGAAGACAAGGTTGAAGCTGACATCCAGAAAGCCAAGAGCTATGGCGTCAACGGGACACCAGCCACTTTTGTAGTGGACAACCATACCGGCAAGAGCCAGCTTCTCGGCGGCGCTCAACCGGCGCAAGCCATCATGGCCGTGATGCGAAAAATGATGATTGAGTCGCAACAAGACGACTCCGCGAACCAATAA
- a CDS encoding Fe3+-siderophore ABC transporter permease yields the protein MLKRGIINLAASYIIVDALLRNAAIWIFGLSFSVGGTYVTGEASTWVVYLATSGAMTLCSVVTAYLLVTYHRWGLMTARVWLLLSACLNGYAVYLSSHNIQLVVALLSSLFIALWMLKTLEQPAVKGTYKVIADLHRQLWGMLKGQTQ from the coding sequence ATGCTAAAACGCGGAATTATCAATCTCGCTGCTAGTTACATCATTGTTGATGCCCTACTCCGGAATGCAGCAATTTGGATCTTTGGCTTGTCCTTCTCCGTTGGTGGCACTTACGTCACTGGCGAGGCCAGTACATGGGTCGTTTACCTAGCCACTTCTGGTGCCATGACACTCTGTTCTGTCGTAACAGCCTACCTGCTCGTGACCTATCACCGCTGGGGGCTGATGACGGCCAGGGTCTGGTTGCTATTGAGTGCCTGCCTAAACGGCTATGCCGTCTATTTGAGTAGCCACAACATCCAGTTGGTGGTGGCACTGCTTTCCAGCCTGTTTATTGCTTTGTGGATGCTCAAGACCCTTGAGCAACCAGCAGTGAAGGGGACGTACAAGGTAATCGCTGATCTTCACCGTCAGCTATGGGGAATGTTGAAGGGGCAAACACAATGA
- a CDS encoding nitrite reductase, which yields MTTNTQNANANQVRSLRDMLVPALLFYVVMTAMFVGLDAFMDKPTSMNLPFMPFLVSMVSFTSDARRAWDWRNGTKVVAVLTAVAMLLAFIYQLAVGEMNLLGVGIYPATAILLLAISWVIRAIGKTAPFQFLGRHLARFGASKWVQRTAAVIVLAGGLAITIYAYWLNHGS from the coding sequence ATGACGACGAATACTCAAAACGCGAACGCCAACCAGGTTCGGTCTTTACGCGACATGCTTGTCCCCGCCCTGTTGTTCTATGTGGTGATGACGGCCATGTTTGTGGGTCTTGACGCATTCATGGATAAACCCACCAGCATGAACCTGCCATTTATGCCGTTCCTTGTCTCGATGGTGAGTTTTACCAGTGACGCACGTCGAGCGTGGGACTGGCGAAACGGGACCAAGGTTGTAGCTGTATTGACTGCGGTAGCCATGCTGTTGGCATTCATCTATCAGCTCGCGGTCGGAGAGATGAATCTCTTAGGGGTTGGTATATACCCGGCCACAGCCATCCTTCTGTTGGCAATCTCCTGGGTGATTCGCGCTATCGGAAAGACAGCACCTTTCCAGTTCCTGGGGAGACACCTGGCGCGGTTTGGTGCATCGAAGTGGGTCCAGCGTACCGCCGCAGTCATTGTGCTCGCGGGAGGCCTTGCCATCACTATCTATGCCTACTGGCTTAACCACGGGAGCTGA
- a CDS encoding thermonuclease family protein encodes MRLGFVKNTGVSAFLVAMLVVAPQVWAETFTAKVVGVSDGDTVKVLTEQSCDSGKDCRSGKIQYRVRLAEIDTPEKKQPYGSKAKQALSDLVFGRMIKVEQIDKDRYGRLVANLYVDGKWVNAEMVRSGSAWVYRQYAKTPELFKLEAEAKADKRGLWALPESERTPPWEWRRKH; translated from the coding sequence ATGAGGTTAGGTTTTGTGAAAAATACGGGGGTTTCAGCGTTCCTGGTAGCCATGCTGGTGGTGGCCCCTCAGGTATGGGCAGAAACCTTTACTGCGAAGGTTGTGGGGGTGTCTGACGGTGATACGGTCAAGGTCCTGACTGAACAAAGCTGTGACTCCGGGAAAGATTGCCGGAGCGGCAAAATCCAGTACCGGGTAAGGCTGGCGGAAATCGACACCCCAGAGAAGAAACAACCCTACGGCTCAAAGGCGAAACAGGCGTTGTCCGATCTGGTGTTTGGTCGAATGATTAAAGTCGAGCAAATCGACAAAGACCGTTATGGCCGTCTGGTCGCCAACCTTTATGTCGATGGCAAATGGGTCAATGCCGAAATGGTCCGTTCTGGGAGTGCGTGGGTGTACCGGCAGTACGCCAAAACACCGGAGCTGTTCAAGCTGGAGGCCGAAGCCAAAGCCGATAAGCGAGGTCTCTGGGCATTACCGGAATCGGAGAGAACTCCCCCTTGGGAGTGGCGAAGAAAGCACTAA
- a CDS encoding HU family DNA-binding protein → MNKSELIMKVAEDADISKAKAEAAVNALINSVTEELKAGGTVALTGFGTFHVKERAARTGRNPQTGENIQIAAANIPGFKAGKGLKDSVN, encoded by the coding sequence ATGAACAAAAGTGAACTGATTATGAAAGTGGCCGAAGACGCTGACATTAGCAAAGCAAAGGCCGAAGCTGCGGTAAATGCGCTGATCAACTCAGTGACAGAGGAGCTTAAAGCGGGTGGGACAGTAGCGCTCACTGGGTTTGGTACTTTCCACGTTAAGGAACGCGCAGCGCGAACCGGGCGGAATCCCCAGACTGGAGAGAACATCCAGATCGCGGCGGCCAACATTCCTGGGTTCAAAGCTGGTAAGGGGTTGAAAGACTCCGTGAACTAG
- a CDS encoding chromosome segregation protein ParM translates to MRLSSTQKDVLFILYAIEAGGKAEPVPGVKILEMINSARQSGIHGTNFRTSCHTLVENGLLNKYRNASLKLAFRLTDDGRERAGEIYRKRLEEEQEK, encoded by the coding sequence ATGAGATTGTCGTCAACTCAAAAAGACGTTTTGTTCATTCTATACGCAATTGAGGCCGGTGGAAAAGCCGAGCCTGTACCAGGTGTAAAAATACTGGAGATGATCAATTCAGCTCGCCAGAGCGGTATTCATGGAACGAACTTCCGAACGTCATGCCACACGCTGGTGGAGAACGGCCTGTTGAACAAGTACCGGAATGCTTCTCTAAAGCTGGCCTTTAGGCTGACCGACGATGGCAGGGAACGTGCAGGAGAGATATACCGAAAACGGCTGGAAGAAGAGCAAGAGAAGTAA
- a CDS encoding XRE family transcriptional regulator — protein sequence MARTLDQMLATEKPEVVAKAQKAATEMLLNIHLAELRDRMNLTQGEIAASLGVRQPTVSEMEKPGRDLKLSSIKRYVEASGGKLRLDVELPDGTHYGFAV from the coding sequence ATGGCAAGAACTCTTGACCAAATGCTGGCAACAGAAAAGCCTGAGGTTGTTGCCAAAGCACAGAAAGCGGCCACTGAGATGTTACTGAACATCCACTTGGCAGAGCTTCGTGATCGCATGAACCTTACCCAGGGGGAAATTGCTGCATCTCTGGGTGTGAGACAGCCGACAGTCTCCGAGATGGAAAAACCTGGACGAGATCTCAAGCTGTCGTCCATTAAGCGGTACGTTGAGGCCTCCGGTGGCAAGCTACGCCTCGATGTTGAACTTCCGGACGGCACCCACTACGGCTTTGCCGTTTAA
- a CDS encoding type II toxin-antitoxin system RelE/ParE family toxin has protein sequence MWVIETTDTFDEWFDALDDTDRANVLASMMVLRDRGPMLSRPYADTVNGSSYSNMKELRVQSKGDPIRAFFAFDPKRKGILLCAGNKTGDEKRFYEVMIPIADREFAAHLDKLKKE, from the coding sequence ATGTGGGTCATCGAGACAACCGACACCTTTGATGAGTGGTTCGATGCTCTGGATGATACCGATAGAGCAAACGTGCTGGCTTCGATGATGGTGCTGCGAGATAGAGGCCCCATGCTGTCGAGGCCATACGCGGATACTGTTAACGGTTCATCCTACAGCAACATGAAAGAGCTTCGGGTCCAAAGCAAAGGAGATCCTATCAGAGCGTTCTTTGCGTTCGATCCAAAGCGTAAGGGGATTCTTCTCTGCGCCGGTAACAAGACCGGGGACGAGAAAAGGTTTTATGAAGTAATGATCCCAATTGCAGACCGTGAGTTTGCGGCGCACTTGGATAAATTGAAGAAGGAGTGA
- a CDS encoding transcriptional regulator, whose product MNNLPLLLDAREAIDYYHQHPGMTDAEKAYVVAFLSGEGRSNSQIREDLGIEKVYTVTHLKRAGTLSEEELTLWLRNPRKITLGHVRAVAKLPFSKREKLLRDLLHTRTPVHKFEAIAKGKEVDRDADIKRLETLMSDATGRPIKVRYNPAKRSGELTLGFFTLDDLDDVCKALGFDPSEQM is encoded by the coding sequence ATGAACAACCTACCCCTACTGCTCGATGCAAGAGAAGCCATTGACTACTACCACCAGCATCCAGGCATGACTGATGCAGAAAAGGCCTATGTGGTCGCGTTCCTAAGCGGAGAGGGGCGTTCAAACAGTCAGATCAGAGAGGATCTGGGTATTGAGAAGGTCTATACGGTTACACACCTGAAACGCGCCGGTACGCTATCGGAGGAAGAGCTAACACTCTGGCTCAGAAATCCACGCAAGATCACCCTGGGGCATGTGAGGGCCGTGGCTAAGTTACCTTTCAGCAAGAGAGAAAAGCTCCTGAGGGATCTCCTGCATACCAGGACACCGGTTCATAAATTTGAGGCGATAGCGAAGGGCAAAGAAGTGGACAGGGATGCAGACATTAAGCGCCTGGAGACCCTGATGAGCGATGCTACGGGTAGGCCTATCAAAGTTCGCTATAACCCCGCGAAGCGCTCCGGGGAACTGACGCTGGGATTCTTCACGCTCGATGACCTGGATGACGTGTGCAAGGCTTTGGGGTTTGATCCAAGCGAGCAGATGTAA